AATACTATGCCATTGTGATAGACCGGATTCGAAAAATAAAAACCGCGTTTATCTGAAGATGTCCCTACTGCATAGTATCGCCCAGCACGACCAGACAACGCATCGATAAAATAGGGTCTAAATGAGTAATCGTGATTGATAAACGAATTCTTTTTTTGCCAGTTGCTCGCCGCAATAGCAACGCCTAGAGCATCGGTTAAATAGATGTCGGACGCTTCTGTGACTTGCTGTAGCTCAAAAAGATAATCATTCAACTGAGCCATTTTCTCGCTGTCTTGCTGGGCTAATAAGCCTTGTTGCAATATTGGATTGCTGGCAATAACTTCGGGAATAATTTCAAACTGAGATAATTGCTGTTCAATAAAAATGACTAATTCATTGAGCTGCTTTTCAGATTGTGTGGCGATCTCTTGAGTACCTTGGTTAAGCCAATACCAATGAGTAAAGAATATGGTGGCAGCTAAACCAAACACGATCGCGATAATAGGGATTATTTTACGTTTTAATTTTTTTAATTGGGGGACCATACATGCTCTCAAATTGGTCTTTATAACAAAACGAGCTTAACACCAGTTATCATACCTAAGTTGTCTGTTAATGGAATGTAGTATAGGTAATTGTTTGATGTTAATGCTCGTTTTATTCTATTTTATCACCTTAATAGCCATTTAATTTATCGATGTACTCAGGCAGAAATAGTGATATTTGTGGCACATAGGTAATTAGCATCAAAAATATCAGCAGCAGGACTAGCCAAGGTAAACATGACTGAATAACCCAGCCCATGCTTTTACCGGTTATGCCAGCGGTAACAAACAGGTTGAGCCCCACAGGTGGTGTTAGCATGCCGATTTCCATGTTGACCACCATGATGATCCCAAGATGAATGGGATCAATACCGAGTTGGGTCGCAATAGGGAATAAAATAGGTGCCATAATCAGTAAAATTGCAGATGGCTCCATAAAATTACCTGCAGCTAACAACAGTAAGTTGACGATAATCAAAAAGCCCCATGGTGGTAAACCAAGGTTAACAATTGCTTCAGCAATAATATGTGGGATCCGCTCTGTGGTTAATACATGAGCAAATAACATGGCATTGGCGATAATAAATAGCAGCATAATACTGACTTTGGCACCATCGCGAACCACATGACGAATATCTTTATCGACAGGTGTTTTTATGACTGCCAGCAGCATCAGTAAAATATTACGGCCACTTGCAGTGATGAGTGACTCTTGATGGTTACGCCATGATACATTCTTTAATGGGCCAATATCTCGATAACCAAATACCGCAATAAAATAGGCATAAACGCAAGCGACAGCAGCAGCTTCCGTTGGACTTGCCACACCACCATAGATGGATCCTAAAACAATAATGATGAGTGCCAATCCTCCTAGTGCTTTCGCGCTTGAAATTGACAAGGCTTTAACACCGGGAAAGGGGCGTGAAGGCAGATTTTTAATTCTGGCCACCACGTAAATGGCTAGCATGAGCATGCCGCCCATCATTAATCCTGGGATCAAACCTGCCATGAACATTCTAGCAGCTGATACCTCTGTGGCTGCGGCATAAACGAGCATCACAATGGAGGGTGGAATTAAAATGCCTAAAGTGCCTGAGGTGGTAATAACCCCAGCGGCAAATTTTTCAGGATAGCCTGCGCGTACCATCCCAACGATAACGATCGAACCAATCGCGGCAACGGTAGCCGGTGAGGAGCCAGAAACCGCAGCAAAGAGCATACAGGCCATGACTGAAGCCATAGCAAGCCCACCACGAATATGGCCGACACTGTCCATTGCAAAGTCAATAATTCGCCTTGCGACACCACCAGTGGATAAAAATGCCGAAGATAAAATAAAGAAAGGAATTGCAAGTAATGTGTAGTGCTCTGAGGTTGATTCGTAAAGCTTTAAGGCGATCGATGCTAAGGAGTCATTAGAGAAAAGTAAAATGGTCAACACGCTTGAGAAACCTAATGCAATGGCAATAGGCATACCAATTAACATGCAGATAAGCAAAGTGATAAATAAGGTCGCGATAGTCATTATTTGTCGTCCTTATTGTGAGTATTTTTAGTTGCTGTTTGGGCCGCATCATCAATTAAATGCATGCTTTCTTTAGCTTCATCAGCTAATTTGAATCCATCGACTTCACCTTTGAAAATGGCGATGGTTAATTGAATAAACCGCCAAGCCAGCATAGAAAAGCCAATGAGTAAGATACTTTGAGACATCCAAACTGGTACTGGACCATTATCTTCAACATCGATTTTCAATACTTCCCATGCAAAGTCGGGGTCAAGCTGGTGGACGATAAAGGCAGGCAGGTCAATATCTTCCATTGGCAAGCCAATTTGATACATTTGCGATAAATAATCCCAACTGCCTTTTAAAAAAAGGCCGCAATAAATCACACATAATATACTGGCAAATAAGGCCACTAGGCGTTTAGGGCCCGGTGATAGGGTATTCACAAATGCATCAACCCCAATATGTGCACCCACTTTGACACCATAAGACATGCCAAATAATACGAACCAACCACAAAATGTTAGTGTTAGTTCTTGGATCCACAAAAAGCCGGTATTAAAGAAGAATCGTGCGATCACTTCGCCGAATACCAACAGGGTCATGAATGATATTAATAAGTTTAAAAAGCCTTCTTCGAATTTATTCAACAGATTTGAAATCACTTGTTCCTCCTATTTTTATTGTTATAGGTAGAAAAGTGGGTGGCATAAACAGGGGAAACTATGCCACCCATAAAACTTACTGTTTATTTGATTGTTGCGCAGCGTCAATCATATCTTTACCAATTTGGTCTTCAAATTTTGCCCAAACAGGCTTCATTGCATTGACCCATTGTTGGCGCTGTTCTGCACTAAGTGTGACAAGTTGTGAACGTTTAGAGTCAAGGATGGCTTGTTTGTCTTCTGAATCTTTTTGAGCTGCGATTTGATTTCCTAGGGCAATAGCTTCATCAAGTGATTTCTTGATAATGTCACGTTTATCTTTTGGTAACCCTTTCCAGAACGTATTGGATGTCACCACCATGTAGTCTAGTAAGCCATGGTTACTCTCGGTAATGTGACTTTGTACCTCATAAAATTTCATTGAATAAATATTTGACCAAGTGTTTTCTTGGCCATCAATCGCGCGAGTTTGTAATAGGGTAAATACCTCTGAAAAAGGCTTTTTAACCGGAATGGCTTTTACTGCATCAAACTGTGCTGCAATAACATCAGATGCCATAATACGGAATTTTTTGCCGTTAGCATCTTGAGGTAAGGTAAGAGGTTCATTAGCAGAAAATTGCTTCATACCATTATGTAAATAGCCTAAACCAACAATGCCTTTGCGATTCATGGAATTTAAAAGCTTTTGGCCTGATTCTGATTGTTGAAATTTATCAACAGCTTCCATGTCTTCAAATAGGAAGGGCAGATCGAAAATTTGCAACTTTTTAGTGTATCGCTCAAATTTAGATAAAGAAGGTGCAACGATTTGAACATCATTTAGTAGTAGCGCTGCAAGCTCATTATTATCACCAAAAAGCTGTGAACTTGGAAAAACACTGACGGTATATTCACCCGGTAAACGCTGTTCTACTAACTCTTTAAATTTTAATGCCATTTGCCCTTTAGGTGTGTTTTCGGCAACCACATGAGAAAACTTAATTTCTATCGGTTCAGCGAAAGCATTAACACTGGAGATTAATGCCGTGGTGAGGGCAGACACTTTGGCAACCGTTTTTAGTGATTGCCATAACGTTTGATGTGCAGTCATTGTAGGCTTATGCATAGTAAGGCTTCCTTTCTAATTTATTGTCGTTTTTCCTCTTTAGCTACATGGGTCAATGCAGCGGGATATAACTTAAATCCTAAGAGGGCTATTACTTCAGTAGCAAAGGTAGTGCCAGTATGTAGGGGTTATTTAAATTATTGATTTTTATAATTTAAAAATGTAAGCGGTTTTATGGGACGTAAATTATTGGGTCAAACAAGAAACAAACAAATCAGATTAATGGGTGTAATTTCACACATTGATAACATTTGATCAAAAATAGCGAGAGTAAAGATGATTAATAGCTTAAAAGCGTAGGAATAAGTCTTAGATGCAAGTAAATTTGAAGTTTAAAAGGGAAATTTGGTGGTCGCTACTGGGCTCGAACCAGTGACCCCCTCCTTGTAAGGGAGGTGCTCT
This Shewanella aestuarii DNA region includes the following protein-coding sequences:
- a CDS encoding TRAP transporter large permease — protein: MTIATLFITLLICMLIGMPIAIALGFSSVLTILLFSNDSLASIALKLYESTSEHYTLLAIPFFILSSAFLSTGGVARRIIDFAMDSVGHIRGGLAMASVMACMLFAAVSGSSPATVAAIGSIVIVGMVRAGYPEKFAAGVITTSGTLGILIPPSIVMLVYAAATEVSAARMFMAGLIPGLMMGGMLMLAIYVVARIKNLPSRPFPGVKALSISSAKALGGLALIIIVLGSIYGGVASPTEAAAVACVYAYFIAVFGYRDIGPLKNVSWRNHQESLITASGRNILLMLLAVIKTPVDKDIRHVVRDGAKVSIMLLFIIANAMLFAHVLTTERIPHIIAEAIVNLGLPPWGFLIIVNLLLLAAGNFMEPSAILLIMAPILFPIATQLGIDPIHLGIIMVVNMEIGMLTPPVGLNLFVTAGITGKSMGWVIQSCLPWLVLLLIFLMLITYVPQISLFLPEYIDKLNGY
- a CDS encoding TRAP transporter small permease, whose amino-acid sequence is MISNLLNKFEEGFLNLLISFMTLLVFGEVIARFFFNTGFLWIQELTLTFCGWFVLFGMSYGVKVGAHIGVDAFVNTLSPGPKRLVALFASILCVIYCGLFLKGSWDYLSQMYQIGLPMEDIDLPAFIVHQLDPDFAWEVLKIDVEDNGPVPVWMSQSILLIGFSMLAWRFIQLTIAIFKGEVDGFKLADEAKESMHLIDDAAQTATKNTHNKDDK
- a CDS encoding TRAP transporter substrate-binding protein → MTAHQTLWQSLKTVAKVSALTTALISSVNAFAEPIEIKFSHVVAENTPKGQMALKFKELVEQRLPGEYTVSVFPSSQLFGDNNELAALLLNDVQIVAPSLSKFERYTKKLQIFDLPFLFEDMEAVDKFQQSESGQKLLNSMNRKGIVGLGYLHNGMKQFSANEPLTLPQDANGKKFRIMASDVIAAQFDAVKAIPVKKPFSEVFTLLQTRAIDGQENTWSNIYSMKFYEVQSHITESNHGLLDYMVVTSNTFWKGLPKDKRDIIKKSLDEAIALGNQIAAQKDSEDKQAILDSKRSQLVTLSAEQRQQWVNAMKPVWAKFEDQIGKDMIDAAQQSNKQ